The DNA region TGGCGGATGGCATCAAACCAGTTGTCGCGGATGTACGGTACCCAGAGAGCGCCCAGTGCCAATATCTTCATGCTGTATAAGAAAACAAATTGCCGCGTTGCGTGATCCCGGCAATGATGCACCCGCCCAATTCTCCGGCCAAACGTTCCACGTCGTCGTAACCATCGCGCGACTCGAATGTATAGGGAATGAAAGCTCCCTTGAAGCCCTGACTGTTTTTCAGCTGGCGCGCCCAGTCGCTTTGCTGCGCGTAGTTGAAGTGACTGTTGCCGCTAAAGGCATGTATCTTGTCCTTGGGCAGAAGCGCGGAGAAATCATCCTTGAAGCGCAGCGGTGTGACCAGATGCACGTCCAGCCCGAAATCCTGCAGCGCACCCAGAATCCAGCGCGTCAGATGTACGCGCGAGGTTTGCATGACCACTACCGGCGTACCCTTTTTCAGAGAAGCTGCCGCCGTGCGCAGCTTGTTGATCGCATCGCCTGAATTGAAGCTGCGCTCGACCTGCGCCTGGTCAAAACGGCGGTAGGCTTCCTTTACATAATTCTCGAGCTGCGCTGCGGTGAAGTTTTCAGTGCGCGAAACAGCCACGGTGGAGCCGTTATAGTCGTCCCAGTTTTTCGAAACGATCCAGCCTTTTTCATCGTACATGCGATACATCTCGGTGCCCGGGAAGGGGGTGGCGATCGAGAACTGTACTGTGTCGGCCGGCAGGGAGCAGGCAAGCTTGATCGTTTCCTCTATAGTGTCCGCGGTGTCGCTTGGCAAACCGAAGGTGAAAGTCAAATGTACGCGGATACCCAATTCCTTGGTCAGGCGAATCATGGCGACATTCTTTTCGACATTCATGCGCTTGTCGATTTCGTCGATGATGTCCTGGTCGCCTGATTCAACGCCATATTTGATGCTGAACAACCCGGCGTCGCGCAGTGCTTCCAGCGTGGGCCTGTCCATCAGGTCGGCACGTCCCATGGTCGACCAAGGAATGACTCCGCCAATGCCGGCTTCTTTCAGCTTGCCCGCCAGCTCGATCACATACTCTTTGCTGATGTTGAAAGTGTCATCATCGATGTAAATGCTCTTGTACGGCACCTTCGCAAGGTTGGCTTTGATTTCGTCCACCACATCCTGCGCAGAGCGCTTGCGGTAGCGCGGGCCGCGAAACAGCATTTGCGGCCAGGCGCAAAAGATACAGCCGTAGGGGCAGCCGCGCGTTGCCATCAATTGCAGTTGTGGGCGTTCCAGTCCGCACACGCCATCGAAGTAATTGAGGTTTGGCAATCCCTCGCGGTCCGCCCAAGGGAAGGATGAAAGATCCGGCAGCTTGGCAAAAGGGTTTTTGCGGATCTTGATCACATTCTGCTTGGACGCCGGTGGTTCGTCCTTGTTCTTTTTTACCATGCCGTCGGCGCGGTAGATCAATGCGGAAATCTCGCTGAGATCGCCTCCGTCGCGCAACGCGCACAGCAGCTGAAGCGTCGGCACTTCATATTCGCCGTAAATCAGAAAATCGATTTCAGCATGCTGCTCCAGAAAATCCTCCTGCTCGAATTCGACATGCAGTCCGGTGAACAGTATTTTGACCTCCGGAACCAGCGCACGGATGCGCGCGGCGATTTCCAGATCAATGCGCACCGTAGGTGTGGAGCTTTCGAGTACCACAAAATCAGGGCTGAATTGTTTTACATATGCGTAAAAACTTTCATAGGTTTCCCCCATGGAAAGCGAATCGCGAATGACGGTATCGAAGCCTTCGCGTTTGGCAAAAGCCGCCGCGGTTGCCAGCCAGACCGGAAACGGAAGGTACCCCCCAACCAGTTCCGCTATCAGTCCGTCGCGGATGGTGTGAGAATGCACTTCAAAGGTATGAGGCCAGCGGGAACCCGCGCGCACGCCGCGCCAGCCGGGTTGCGTCGGTGTCGGGGCCTTGTACCAGGGAGGATTTGTGAACAATACTTTCATAAAAAACTTCTCCAACATTATGTGAGGCAAGCAGGTCAGCGTTTCAGACTGGCAGCTGTCAGTCTAATGGCTGTATTCAAATCGGTCCAAACATCAAGCTGTAATTCATTCCGTGCTTTTGAAATATCCGGTACATAAATCTTCCTATGCTCATTGCCAATGCTATCGGCTGTCCGGCCGAGTACTTTAACGTTTTTTTCGGGGGCCACAACGGATTGCACCAGACGAGCCAAATCCATTATGAAAACAGGGCGATCTGATCCGACGTTATACACAGTGCCATTGCGTCCCCGAAGCTGCAGCGTCAGCAGCCAAACCACCAGATCCGCCATGTACAGATATGATCGAACCGATGTTCCGTCGCTGCTGACCGTGATGCATTCATCGTATTGAGCTTGTCTGATGAAGTTTCCGATGGCGTAGTGAATATCCAGCGGCATAAACGGGCCGACGAACGAGAAGCAGCGGGCAACCACAAACTCCCAGCCGAATTTCTGCGCGTAGTACGCAGTCAGAAACTCGGCCGCACGTTTGGCTTCGGCCAAGGCTGAGTTCACATTGGTTGTGCTCGGTGCGCCAGAATAGTCCTCCGGAATAGTGCTCATTCCCGCTGCGGGAACACCGTACACATTGCCCGAACTGAGAAACAGAAGGCGCTTGATGCCACTTTGTGCGGCAAAATCGAGTGTATGCCGGGTTCCGTTCACCACAGTATCGAATTTGCGCAGAGGGTCTTCTCCCTGAAAAGTCTCATGGGCAGAGGTGGCCGCTCCGTGTATGAGGTAGGTGTAGCGCCGTGCGGGAAAGACGAAATTGCGGACATCGCCAATATGGAAATCGATGGCAGGCGACTGCGTGAGATGCGGCGCTTCTTTCCTGAACGCGCGCGGGTTCCGTGTGAGCACGGTTATCTTCAGATTCAACTCAAACTGTTCATTCGCCCGCAGCAAACTTTCGAGCAGCCAGCGCCCGAACAAACCGGTGCCACCAGTCATGAAGATGGATTCGTTGCGAAATGCTTCCCACTGTCCTTCCATGCGCGAAAGGATATTGTCTAAATCATGCCGGAGGATGTTGCTCGGGGCGGTAGAAATCATGTTTGCTTGATGGGATTATTCATTCGGTTCAGGATGTGATGCGCAGCTCGTGCGGCTGGTTCAGCCAGTTCCATCCCGTTGCCAATTGCTCCTGCCGCAGGTCGCCGTAACCCCAGGCAGCATAATAGAACATGAGACTGTTCGCACTTGCAGCCTCGCCGTCTTCGCGTTTATCACCCACGTAGACCGTGGTATCTGCAGCAAGCCCCAGTTCGCTGATCTGTTTCGCCAGTAGTTGCGCCTTTCCCGGCAGGCGCGGTTCAACCATGTCCAATGCATATACAGAAACGAAGCGGTCTTTCCAGCCCAGGTTTTCAAGAATGGCATGGGTAACTGAATAGCGCTTGTTGGTGCTGATGTGCATGGTTACGCCAGCCGCTGCAAAATGCGCCAGCATGGTTTCGATGCCCGGATAGGCGGAAGTGGTGGATACGCCGGTGTGGTCGTAATGCCGCTTGAACCGCTCGGTTAATGACTGGAGCAGCGCGGTATCGTTGCTGCCGCTCAGCCGTGTCAGCGTTTCCAGCAATGGCGGGCCGATCAGGTTCGTATCAAGGGGGGCGCTGGGCTTGATACCCGCCTCGCGCAGCGTTTCAGAAAAGGCGCGCAGTATTCCCGGTGCGGAATCGACGAGCGTGCCATCGAAATCGAAAACCAATGTCTTGCGCATCGACATTATCAACTCTGCAATTGCTAGCCGAGCACAACGAGACCGCTGGCCCAGTATTCGGCCGCTTGTCCGAAATGCGGTCTGCGATTGAAGGTCAGGTTGTAGCCGTAGGCTTCAAAGTGATAGCCGACATTCTCTTTTTCACCGGTCAATGCAGCCAGCCAGAGGAGGGGCGGGTAGCCATCGGTCCTGAGCAGCATATCAGGTGAACCGGTCAAGGCAGCGCTGGTGTCGAACCCGCCGGCAAGCAGGAATTGCTCGGGCAGCCTGCTTGTTTGTTCGAGTGCAGCAGGGATCGAGTATTCCGTGAGACAGGGGAAGAGATATCCCACGACCGGCCCCTCATGCATGGCGGCCAGCAGTCGCTGGTGACGTGATAGCGGAGAAATGCCAAGCTTGCCGACGAGCCCTCCCTTGTGATGGTTGACAAAAGCATATGTGGGAAACTTTTTGGCAAAGGCGTTTTGCACCGCCGGCAGATAAATTTTTTCCAACGCTTCGCCATAATCAGGGTAACTGGCCTTGGGCAGGAGGAATGGGACTCGCACGCCGTCGGCGATTCCTTTGGTCTCGGGGGCGTTACGCAATGTTTGCAGGATGGCTTCGGCTCGCTGTTCGAACTCTGCTGCCGAGATGCCATTTACAACTCCAAAGTGTTCTTGTATCCGTGCATGGATATCCGCGTAATTGATCGACGGTTGCGCGAACGCGAAATAATGCCGCGACTTAAGGTAAGCCGCTGCCGCCAGCCCTGACGGGATGCAGCGGCCATGTTCATCGAAGAACGATGAGGCTGTTGCCGTCAATCCAGGTTCTTTTGCGACAACTTCGGTGGGGTTCATGGACATCTCATTTCAATTAGATCGAACAACGCTATGTCCTTAATCGACCAGGGAGTCAGCATCCGAGAATCCCTGCCCCCATGGCACGGGCAGGAGAGTGGCTCCTTTGGTCTTTTCCATGTGCAGTTTGATGAATTTCGGATCCTCGCCAATGATGCAATCTGGCCGGTATGGACCCAGCCAGGGGTTGCGCATGCCGCGTGCGAGGATCTCCTTGAGCGGCGTTTCACGCAAATTGCCGAGCGAAAGATCGATGTACGGGCAGGGGGTGACCTGAAATGTCGAAGTTACAGTGATGATTCCCTTTACTGTGATGCATCCCTTGAATGAACCGTAGCTCGGGGTCATGTGGGTGAATACGTTGTACTCTTTCTCCAGTTCGCGCAGGACGTCCGCGTCCTCCTTGGCGATGACGAATTCCGGATGATCGGTACAGGAACCAGTGGGCTTTGCGTAAGAGACGTACAGTCCGATACAGCGGTCGGTTGCGAACTTGCACAGGTTGCGGAATTCCTCAGTCTTCGCTCGGCCCTTGATCAGTACCGTCGAAAGCAGAAGATTGAGGCCGGCATCCAGCGAAGCGTCGATCGCGCGCATCACTTTCTTGTACGAACCGGGCTTGTTCCGGAATGCGTCATGTTCCTGCTCGATGAAACTGTCCAGCGACAATTGCACTTTCTCCACGCCGATCGACTTGAGGTGTCTGGCTTTCGTATCATCGAGAAACCAGCCGTTTGTGTCGGTGATGACGTAATGCTTCTCAGGATCGATGGCTTCGACCACGGCATCGAAATCCTTCATCACCAACGGTTCGCCGCCGGTGATCACAAACCGGGCGAGTCCCAGCTCATCAGCCTGGCGCGAAAGCTCCCGGATGTCCGCCAGGTCGATCTTCCTTCTCGTGTCTTCGATCTTGAACACCTTCTTCTGGTGGCGATCCATGTAGTATTCGGCCGAACAGTGCGTGCACTGGAAGTTGCACAGATAGCTTTTCTCCAGCCTGATGATTGGGCTGATCTCGCCGCGTTCTTCCATTTCGGAGATGGCGGCAAGCTTGGCAGCGATGTAGGGTTTCCTGGCTTTCAGGCCCTCGCGCTTGGCTTGTTCGGCAGGACTCAGCTGGCTGCCCGTCGTTTTTACAGTAGAAATCATGCAGGACACTTGCTCCATATTTATAAACGAATAGCCAAGTGCTGGTTATACCAGTTGCAGGCCGTCTTCGCGCAGAATCGCCACGCGCATGGAATTCCCCCATTCGCGTCGAATATATCTGGCAACCTCATCCGAGTAACTCGCCGCCATCACGATGATAAGGGCGACGGGATGAGTGTTCAAACGTTCCGGAGCGACGATGGGAATGTGACTGGCCGGAGTGAACCTGTTTTGTTTGAATGGTGCCGAATCCACTACGTAGTCGATTTCGCCGGCCAGTTCCAGTAACGCGATCATGGCGAGTGCCTGATGTCCCGCCCCCCAGATGGCGATGCCTTGCGCGCCGTGCTGTCGAATGACGTCGCGAAATTCGTGTTGCAGTTTTAGCCGGCTGACAGCAAAGGCAGAAACGTCGCAGGGTTTGCGTTTGCGCACCACGGCGGACAGGATGTAGCCGTGCCAGACCTCGTTGCATTCAATCACCTCGAAACCGTTCAGTCGCAGCAGTGTTTGCAACGTATCGCGCGTGAAGTAGCATAGGTGGTCGCTGATGAATTCGGCAAACAGGTTTTTGTTCAGGATCATGTCGAAGTTGGGTACCTCGACCAAGCCGATACCGTCATCGCTCAGGTTGTGTGCAATGCCGCGCAATCCGGCATTCGGATCCGGCCAATGTTCGAGAAAGCTCAGGACGGCAAAAGCATCGAACGGTGCGTGTGGCACGGCGTAATCTGCGCTATCGATAAAACCGCATGCTGCATTCAGGCCCTGTGCCATGCAGTGCGCAACCGAGGGTTCGGCATATTCGATACCATAAGCATCAACGCCCTCTTCCTGGAACAGGCTCAGGTATTCGCCGCGTCCACAGCCCACTTCGAGCAGTTTTTTCCCCAGCAACCCATGTTTGCGCACGAAAGCAGCGAATTGTTCGTGCCTGAACTCTTTCATTTCGGCAGAAAACGCAGCGGCACGCACCACTTCTTTGTAATAGGGCACCGGTGCGTTTCCGGTCTGCACCAGACCGCAGGCGGCACACTGATAGATGTCCAGGTCGACGCCCGCATCTTGCGCCAAGGAGTCAGCATTTGGCAGGAACTGCGCAGCCTTGGGCATGTTTCCGAAATGCAACAGGCGTTCGCTGCCGAGCGGTAGTGAGCACATTCTGCATAACGCGCGGGACATACGGCTGACCTAGTGTTTTCTGGCGGTTAACGATTGTTCGGACAAACCGGCAATCATCTCGGTTTGTAATATATGCAGTGGCAGCAGCGGAGTCATGTCTTCCAGCGGCATTGATAACATGGAGCCGTCGGCTTGGGGCAGGGCGGATACTTTCGGTGCCAGTGCTTCATTGGCGGTCAGTCGCACATCGACCAATAAAGGACGCGGTTGCGATAGCGCCTGTTGCAGCTTCTGTTTCAATTCCGAAGCGTCGCTGATGCACAGGAATGGCAGATCGTAGGTCGCCGCGACTTTTTCCAGGTCGGGCAACAGCAGCCCGGCTTCAGGACCGGTGCCGACGAAGCGTCCGTTGAAATAG from Sideroxyarcus emersonii includes:
- a CDS encoding NAD(P)-dependent oxidoreductase, with product MISTAPSNILRHDLDNILSRMEGQWEAFRNESIFMTGGTGLFGRWLLESLLRANEQFELNLKITVLTRNPRAFRKEAPHLTQSPAIDFHIGDVRNFVFPARRYTYLIHGAATSAHETFQGEDPLRKFDTVVNGTRHTLDFAAQSGIKRLLFLSSGNVYGVPAAGMSTIPEDYSGAPSTTNVNSALAEAKRAAEFLTAYYAQKFGWEFVVARCFSFVGPFMPLDIHYAIGNFIRQAQYDECITVSSDGTSVRSYLYMADLVVWLLTLQLRGRNGTVYNVGSDRPVFIMDLARLVQSVVAPEKNVKVLGRTADSIGNEHRKIYVPDISKARNELQLDVWTDLNTAIRLTAASLKR
- a CDS encoding B12-binding domain-containing radical SAM protein; its protein translation is MKVLFTNPPWYKAPTPTQPGWRGVRAGSRWPHTFEVHSHTIRDGLIAELVGGYLPFPVWLATAAAFAKREGFDTVIRDSLSMGETYESFYAYVKQFSPDFVVLESSTPTVRIDLEIAARIRALVPEVKILFTGLHVEFEQEDFLEQHAEIDFLIYGEYEVPTLQLLCALRDGGDLSEISALIYRADGMVKKNKDEPPASKQNVIKIRKNPFAKLPDLSSFPWADREGLPNLNYFDGVCGLERPQLQLMATRGCPYGCIFCAWPQMLFRGPRYRKRSAQDVVDEIKANLAKVPYKSIYIDDDTFNISKEYVIELAGKLKEAGIGGVIPWSTMGRADLMDRPTLEALRDAGLFSIKYGVESGDQDIIDEIDKRMNVEKNVAMIRLTKELGIRVHLTFTFGLPSDTADTIEETIKLACSLPADTVQFSIATPFPGTEMYRMYDEKGWIVSKNWDDYNGSTVAVSRTENFTAAQLENYVKEAYRRFDQAQVERSFNSGDAINKLRTAAASLKKGTPVVVMQTSRVHLTRWILGALQDFGLDVHLVTPLRFKDDFSALLPKDKIHAFSGNSHFNYAQQSDWARQLKNSQGFKGAFIPYTFESRDGYDDVERLAGELGGCIIAGITQRGNLFSYTA
- a CDS encoding radical SAM/SPASM domain-containing protein — its product is MISTVKTTGSQLSPAEQAKREGLKARKPYIAAKLAAISEMEERGEISPIIRLEKSYLCNFQCTHCSAEYYMDRHQKKVFKIEDTRRKIDLADIRELSRQADELGLARFVITGGEPLVMKDFDAVVEAIDPEKHYVITDTNGWFLDDTKARHLKSIGVEKVQLSLDSFIEQEHDAFRNKPGSYKKVMRAIDASLDAGLNLLLSTVLIKGRAKTEEFRNLCKFATDRCIGLYVSYAKPTGSCTDHPEFVIAKEDADVLRELEKEYNVFTHMTPSYGSFKGCITVKGIITVTSTFQVTPCPYIDLSLGNLRETPLKEILARGMRNPWLGPYRPDCIIGEDPKFIKLHMEKTKGATLLPVPWGQGFSDADSLVD
- a CDS encoding HAD family hydrolase; this encodes MSMRKTLVFDFDGTLVDSAPGILRAFSETLREAGIKPSAPLDTNLIGPPLLETLTRLSGSNDTALLQSLTERFKRHYDHTGVSTTSAYPGIETMLAHFAAAGVTMHISTNKRYSVTHAILENLGWKDRFVSVYALDMVEPRLPGKAQLLAKQISELGLAADTTVYVGDKREDGEAASANSLMFYYAAWGYGDLRQEQLATGWNWLNQPHELRITS
- a CDS encoding class I SAM-dependent methyltransferase, with amino-acid sequence MCSLPLGSERLLHFGNMPKAAQFLPNADSLAQDAGVDLDIYQCAACGLVQTGNAPVPYYKEVVRAAAFSAEMKEFRHEQFAAFVRKHGLLGKKLLEVGCGRGEYLSLFQEEGVDAYGIEYAEPSVAHCMAQGLNAACGFIDSADYAVPHAPFDAFAVLSFLEHWPDPNAGLRGIAHNLSDDGIGLVEVPNFDMILNKNLFAEFISDHLCYFTRDTLQTLLRLNGFEVIECNEVWHGYILSAVVRKRKPCDVSAFAVSRLKLQHEFRDVIRQHGAQGIAIWGAGHQALAMIALLELAGEIDYVVDSAPFKQNRFTPASHIPIVAPERLNTHPVALIIVMAASYSDEVARYIRREWGNSMRVAILREDGLQLV